Proteins from a genomic interval of Symmachiella macrocystis:
- a CDS encoding TPM domain-containing protein, whose translation MVARSTCLLLCVLLGFAPSLYGQGPQRNAERIMVPLPERGHYVVDSAHLLDEAAEQSLQQIAEDLQAETSTPLFVVTIDSLAAHGGGGLQIEAFSKALLEQWQFESPRAANWPNSILLLVAKEDRRARIQFFRPRGRKDDRIAREIMDAHIVRQFKRGQFSEGIVAGATGLDSLARNKTLPSAPWPMWVIVVLGGAGGLFLLFSISLYRSGLDSWAWRSMKAIIDGFSEGPNWDSDDHSGSYSGGGGYSGGGFSSDRGCSDSGGATGSW comes from the coding sequence ATGGTAGCTCGATCGACCTGTCTACTCCTATGTGTTTTGCTTGGGTTTGCTCCTTCGTTATACGGACAAGGTCCGCAGCGCAATGCAGAGCGAATAATGGTGCCGCTGCCAGAGCGGGGGCACTACGTCGTCGACTCAGCGCATCTGCTGGATGAGGCAGCGGAGCAGTCGCTGCAACAGATCGCTGAGGATTTGCAGGCAGAGACCTCGACGCCGTTGTTTGTTGTGACGATCGATTCCCTGGCTGCTCACGGCGGCGGCGGGCTGCAGATTGAGGCGTTCAGCAAGGCGTTGCTGGAACAGTGGCAGTTTGAATCGCCACGCGCCGCCAATTGGCCAAACTCAATTTTGTTGTTGGTGGCGAAAGAGGATCGACGGGCGAGAATTCAATTCTTCCGTCCGCGCGGACGCAAAGATGACAGGATCGCGCGGGAAATCATGGATGCGCACATCGTGAGGCAATTCAAACGCGGTCAATTCAGCGAAGGGATCGTTGCAGGTGCCACGGGTTTGGATTCTCTGGCACGCAACAAGACGTTGCCCTCCGCGCCGTGGCCGATGTGGGTGATTGTCGTTCTTGGCGGCGCCGGCGGTCTGTTTCTGTTGTTCTCGATTTCGCTGTATCGTAGCGGGCTGGATAGTTGGGCTTGGCGATCTATGAAAGCTATCATCGATGGTTTCTCGGAGGGGCCGAACTGGGATTCCGACGACCATTCTGGGAGTTACTCTGGCGGTGGCGGATACTCAGGTGGTGGGTTTTCAAGCGATAGGGGATGCTCAGACAGTGGCGGTGCGACCGGTTCTTGGTAG
- a CDS encoding prenyltransferase/squalene oxidase repeat-containing protein — MKRSHTRRPVQYGLVLSLILAAAQPAGAEEPATPLTPTAPSSPRDVLSAAQWRNVDRSIHRGLDYLAAHQREDGSFEAPPTGQPGVTALCVLAFLSRGHLPGEGPHGERINRAIDFVLTCQREDGMLSFIEPEPHHVHDGASHAGNYNHAIAGLMLGEVYGMTNPQLRERTKTAIPAGLQFLRRVQEKAKTSPLDHGGWRYIRPRQGIDADLSATSWQLMYMRSARNAEFHVPKEWIEEAMAYIRRCFNNNRRTFSYTPHRSFNLITPGIVGGGIVSLSLGGEHNTEIAQLAGNNVLRYSFARYNTASFPYHYGAYYCSQAMYQLGGEYWTKFYPQLSKHLLANQRADGSWERENFNNGDYFGRSYTTSLSVLALTPAYQLLPIYQR, encoded by the coding sequence GTGAAGCGTTCACATACCCGTCGACCAGTTCAATACGGGCTGGTGTTGAGTTTGATTTTAGCAGCGGCTCAGCCTGCCGGCGCAGAGGAACCAGCGACGCCCCTCACACCCACTGCTCCATCCTCGCCACGCGACGTACTTTCGGCGGCCCAATGGCGCAACGTGGATCGCTCGATCCATCGCGGACTGGATTACTTGGCGGCCCATCAACGCGAAGATGGTTCTTTCGAGGCGCCCCCCACCGGTCAGCCAGGCGTCACGGCGCTGTGTGTGTTGGCCTTTCTGTCTCGCGGACATTTACCCGGCGAGGGCCCGCATGGCGAGCGGATCAATCGCGCGATCGATTTTGTGCTCACCTGCCAGCGCGAGGATGGCATGCTTTCGTTCATCGAACCGGAACCGCATCATGTCCACGACGGCGCTTCGCATGCGGGGAACTACAATCATGCCATTGCCGGTTTGATGTTGGGCGAAGTCTACGGCATGACCAATCCGCAACTGCGCGAACGCACCAAAACGGCCATCCCCGCAGGATTACAATTTCTCCGCCGCGTGCAGGAGAAGGCCAAAACCAGTCCTCTCGATCACGGTGGCTGGCGGTACATTCGTCCCCGGCAAGGCATTGATGCGGATCTATCGGCCACCTCCTGGCAATTGATGTATATGCGCTCGGCACGGAACGCTGAATTTCACGTCCCCAAAGAATGGATTGAAGAGGCGATGGCCTACATCCGGCGATGCTTCAACAATAATCGCCGGACATTCTCATACACGCCGCACCGTTCCTTCAATCTGATTACCCCAGGAATTGTCGGCGGCGGAATCGTTTCGCTCTCGTTGGGAGGAGAGCACAACACCGAAATCGCCCAACTGGCGGGCAATAACGTGCTCCGCTATTCCTTTGCGCGGTACAACACCGCCTCGTTTCCCTACCATTACGGAGCCTATTACTGCAGCCAGGCGATGTATCAACTGGGCGGCGAGTATTGGACGAAGTTTTATCCGCAACTCTCAAAACATCTGCTCGCAAATCAACGAGCCGACGGATCCTGGGAGCGCGAAAACTTCAACAACGGCGACTATTTCGGCCGCAGTTATACGACGTCACTTTCAGTGCTGGCGCTAACACCGGCTTACCAGTTATTGCCGATTTATCAGCGATAA
- the nadD gene encoding nicotinate-nucleotide adenylyltransferase has translation MRLGIFGGTFDPVHYGHLLLAEQCREQCQLDEVRFMPAGIPPHKADVKISFGKDRVEMLRLAIAGQESFTVDERELSRSGPSYTYETLEELREEDSQCELFLIIGADSLRDFPIWRHPQRILAAAQLAVVNRGGEPMPQLDELISLMGPEVATRTHLVTIPGLELASSDIRKRAASGQSIRYMTPRAVECYIEAQQLYR, from the coding sequence ATGCGGCTGGGAATATTTGGTGGGACGTTTGATCCGGTGCACTACGGGCATCTGCTCTTGGCTGAGCAATGTCGTGAACAATGCCAATTGGACGAAGTCCGATTCATGCCGGCCGGGATTCCACCGCACAAAGCGGATGTAAAAATCTCATTCGGCAAAGACCGGGTGGAGATGTTGCGATTGGCGATCGCTGGGCAGGAATCGTTCACGGTCGACGAACGCGAATTGTCTCGCAGCGGACCGAGCTATACCTACGAGACACTTGAAGAACTCCGCGAAGAAGATTCGCAGTGCGAATTGTTCCTGATCATCGGGGCCGATTCGTTGCGTGATTTTCCGATTTGGCGTCATCCGCAGCGGATTCTGGCAGCGGCTCAGTTGGCTGTCGTGAATCGTGGTGGCGAACCGATGCCACAACTCGATGAGCTGATATCGCTCATGGGGCCAGAGGTCGCGACGCGGACGCATCTGGTGACAATTCCCGGCCTGGAGTTGGCCTCCTCCGACATTCGCAAGCGTGCCGCATCCGGGCAGAGCATTCGCTACATGACCCCCCGTGCGGTCGAATGCTATATTGAAGCCCAACAGCTTTATCGCTGA
- the hslV gene encoding ATP-dependent protease subunit HslV produces the protein MPQNKPKWRSTTILSVRRGNDVALGGDGQVTLGDTIMKADTKKIRWMLENKVLVGFAGSTADAFALMERFEAKAKDFPGNIPRAATELARDWRTDRILRKLEALMVVVSAEHSLLVTGQGDVIQPSDGIIGIGSGGSYATAAARALLRNTDLKSADIVKKSLEVAAEIDIYTNTEIVVEEFPCAK, from the coding sequence ATGCCCCAAAACAAACCCAAATGGCGGTCGACGACGATCCTCAGCGTGCGTCGCGGCAACGACGTTGCTCTGGGCGGAGACGGCCAAGTCACGCTCGGCGATACAATTATGAAAGCGGATACCAAGAAAATCCGCTGGATGCTGGAGAATAAAGTGCTCGTCGGATTCGCTGGTTCCACCGCCGATGCCTTTGCGCTAATGGAGCGTTTCGAGGCAAAAGCCAAGGATTTTCCCGGCAATATCCCCCGGGCAGCAACAGAGTTGGCGCGAGATTGGCGGACCGATCGCATTTTACGAAAGTTAGAAGCCTTGATGGTCGTCGTCAGCGCCGAACACAGTCTATTGGTCACCGGACAAGGCGATGTGATTCAGCCTAGCGATGGTATCATCGGGATCGGGTCCGGCGGATCGTACGCAACCGCCGCAGCACGAGCGTTGTTGCGGAATACGGATTTGAAATCCGCGGATATTGTGAAAAAATCGTTGGAAGTTGCTGCTGAGATCGACATTTATACAAACACTGAAATTGTGGTGGAGGAGTTCCCGTGCGCGAAATGA
- a CDS encoding serine hydrolase: MLLTVALLGASVLLSEPNSAATPPKDGDAKTVNDKALTQLPGSAGFVFTELTDKGPKPLFGLHEHEKFAIGSGFKLFILGTLAEEANGDQRQLANVMKLRPEWVGPPHSEMAEWPMGSPVTLNTFALKMISISDNTATDHLLHLLGRENIEKQMAAMGHKHAQWNRPLLSTREMTMLRDKKAGIPGKQYQKLDEAAKRKFLAKHDVGIPDYDALDFDTAAFDMAEWYATPMDMARALSWIKQHTDKDQAAHPLRAILTVVPKLPHDAKVWPYVGFKGGSEDQLIAGNWLLKNRNGRWYTFHVFWNSPQEKVDQAKMLEAITQLFGSIQSAIE, encoded by the coding sequence ATGCTCCTGACCGTCGCTCTACTCGGTGCCAGTGTGTTGTTGAGTGAACCGAATTCTGCTGCTACTCCTCCGAAAGATGGCGACGCGAAAACAGTCAATGACAAGGCGTTGACGCAACTTCCTGGAAGTGCGGGGTTTGTATTTACGGAGTTGACGGACAAAGGACCGAAGCCGCTGTTTGGATTGCACGAGCATGAAAAGTTTGCCATCGGGTCTGGGTTCAAGCTGTTCATCCTGGGGACGCTGGCCGAGGAGGCTAATGGTGATCAGCGGCAATTGGCGAATGTGATGAAATTGCGGCCTGAATGGGTTGGGCCGCCGCATAGCGAAATGGCTGAGTGGCCGATGGGGTCTCCAGTGACGCTGAATACATTTGCGTTGAAGATGATCTCGATCAGCGACAACACGGCCACCGATCATCTGCTGCACCTGTTGGGACGCGAGAACATTGAAAAGCAAATGGCGGCGATGGGGCACAAACATGCCCAGTGGAATCGTCCGCTACTCTCAACGCGCGAAATGACCATGTTGCGCGACAAGAAGGCCGGCATACCCGGCAAACAGTATCAGAAGTTGGACGAAGCCGCGAAGCGGAAATTTTTGGCCAAACACGACGTAGGCATTCCGGATTATGATGCGTTGGATTTCGACACGGCGGCCTTTGATATGGCCGAATGGTATGCCACACCGATGGACATGGCCCGGGCATTGTCGTGGATCAAACAGCACACCGACAAGGACCAGGCGGCGCATCCACTGCGTGCGATCCTCACGGTGGTTCCCAAGTTGCCGCATGACGCTAAGGTCTGGCCGTACGTCGGATTCAAGGGTGGTTCGGAGGATCAACTGATCGCCGGCAACTGGCTACTGAAAAACCGCAACGGCCGTTGGTACACCTTCCACGTGTTCTGGAACAGTCCGCAAGAAAAGGTAGACCAAGCCAAGATGCTGGAGGCGATCACACAATTGTTCGGTTCTATTCAGTCGGCGATTGAATAG
- a CDS encoding sugar nucleotide-binding protein, whose protein sequence is MHKLFVAGIDNVLGANLAAELADRFDVFGLSLGDPISISGCRTALCEIQDAESIRKWISVERPDWLVVCGPAANSSWNSDHDDDPGSDAIHAMRHWATAAHAAGCEFTVISSDGVFRGPWMFHDEQADHYCDSSIARTIRAIETEATDNCERTLIVRTNAYGWSPTSNTPGFVESILHAIEEGDACKLDCIRHATPILANDLAEILEQAFEKRLDGLFHIPGAERTNPFAFARRLADQFGHTDVHIAADDWRTQGGRMFGQGETSLRSTSIREALGVAPPMLIEGIRRLHAQHENGYCERFGAAQTLVHEKVA, encoded by the coding sequence GTGCACAAGCTTTTTGTAGCAGGGATTGACAACGTCTTGGGAGCGAATCTGGCGGCGGAACTGGCCGACCGATTTGATGTTTTCGGACTGTCATTAGGCGATCCTATCTCAATTTCCGGGTGCCGCACGGCCCTTTGTGAAATACAAGATGCCGAATCGATCCGGAAATGGATATCAGTCGAACGGCCGGATTGGCTCGTCGTCTGCGGTCCCGCGGCGAACTCCTCATGGAATTCCGATCACGACGACGACCCCGGCAGTGACGCCATTCACGCCATGCGGCACTGGGCAACCGCTGCTCATGCAGCCGGCTGTGAATTCACCGTCATCTCCTCCGACGGCGTCTTCCGTGGACCATGGATGTTCCATGACGAACAAGCCGACCACTACTGCGATAGTTCCATCGCCCGCACAATTCGCGCCATCGAAACCGAAGCAACCGACAATTGCGAGCGGACTTTGATTGTCCGGACCAATGCCTACGGTTGGTCACCGACAAGCAACACACCCGGTTTTGTGGAATCGATTCTACATGCCATCGAAGAGGGCGATGCCTGCAAACTCGACTGCATTCGCCATGCCACGCCGATCCTTGCCAACGATCTGGCTGAGATTCTCGAACAGGCGTTCGAAAAACGGCTGGACGGTTTGTTTCATATTCCCGGCGCCGAACGGACAAACCCGTTTGCCTTTGCCCGGCGACTGGCCGACCAATTCGGTCACACCGACGTACACATTGCCGCCGACGACTGGCGAACACAAGGCGGCCGGATGTTTGGCCAAGGCGAGACTTCGCTGCGGAGCACGAGTATTCGCGAAGCGTTGGGAGTCGCCCCGCCGATGTTGATCGAAGGTATCCGCCGCTTGCACGCACAACACGAAAACGGATATTGCGAACGATTTGGCGCCGCACAAACATTGGTGCACGAAAAAGTCGCCTGA
- a CDS encoding DUF1559 family PulG-like putative transporter: MSHGTVPDPAVTPPEPAEESTAEPSTPTKPLASLWNLMGAKPAEIHPDVATKDTTVTPLRDQDTSKFDNIVEDALQSENEKAPALNPSTETAAAAKPKRWRPPANGNDLFGIEIRKPQSTTSDVRISRKAKTSLWLGGLAIGLSAFAVYPGMWTKLPALSAGFIALFSGFLAADEIRTSRGRLLGMNQALLGMALSITGMFLGPLLAWAIGDLAAFQSHQQVTETRLETIGTAIDRFYDRQRQFPAGGTFLEQPGAKDRPMHGWMTALLPYMGYEQLHKKINPSLPFDDAVNATALRTQVPEFLVAGVEQTTSINQYAAAHFAGVGGQEKDANGDTVHFGVFDKNSTVFRQDVSDGLSNTLMAGQIPGNYPAWGEPSNWRRISQGLNRDQRGFGSPGGGDVLFLMADGSVRSLAADTDPRVLHSMSTRDGTD, translated from the coding sequence ATGTCTCATGGCACCGTTCCCGATCCGGCAGTCACACCGCCGGAACCGGCTGAGGAATCCACGGCCGAGCCGAGCACGCCGACCAAGCCGCTTGCCTCGTTGTGGAATCTGATGGGAGCCAAACCAGCGGAGATTCACCCCGACGTAGCCACAAAGGATACAACCGTCACGCCGCTGCGTGATCAGGACACCTCGAAATTCGACAATATCGTCGAAGACGCATTACAGTCCGAAAACGAAAAAGCCCCCGCACTCAATCCCTCGACTGAGACGGCGGCAGCAGCCAAGCCCAAACGATGGCGGCCACCGGCAAACGGTAATGATCTGTTTGGCATCGAGATCCGCAAACCGCAGTCGACAACGTCCGATGTGCGCATCTCGCGCAAGGCCAAGACCAGCCTCTGGTTGGGGGGCTTGGCGATTGGCTTGTCCGCCTTTGCAGTTTACCCAGGAATGTGGACCAAATTACCGGCATTGTCTGCTGGGTTTATCGCCCTATTCAGCGGATTTCTAGCCGCCGATGAAATCCGCACATCACGGGGCCGACTGCTGGGGATGAATCAGGCGCTGCTCGGTATGGCGTTGAGCATCACAGGAATGTTCCTTGGCCCCTTGCTGGCCTGGGCCATCGGCGACTTGGCCGCCTTCCAATCGCACCAACAAGTCACCGAAACGCGGCTGGAGACAATCGGCACCGCCATCGATCGTTTCTATGACAGGCAACGGCAATTTCCCGCCGGGGGAACGTTTTTGGAACAACCCGGCGCAAAAGACCGCCCCATGCACGGCTGGATGACGGCGCTTCTCCCGTACATGGGTTATGAGCAGCTACATAAAAAAATTAACCCGTCGCTCCCCTTTGACGATGCCGTCAATGCGACCGCGCTGCGCACACAGGTTCCTGAATTTTTAGTCGCCGGAGTTGAGCAGACCACATCGATCAATCAATACGCCGCCGCACACTTCGCCGGCGTGGGTGGTCAAGAGAAAGATGCGAATGGCGATACCGTGCACTTCGGCGTGTTCGATAAGAACTCCACCGTGTTTCGCCAGGATGTGAGTGATGGTTTGTCGAATACTTTGATGGCCGGGCAAATCCCCGGCAATTATCCCGCCTGGGGAGAGCCGTCGAATTGGCGGCGGATCTCGCAGGGGCTCAATCGAGACCAACGTGGTTTTGGCAGCCCGGGCGGTGGCGATGTGCTGTTCCTCATGGCCGACGGCAGCGTCCGCAGTCTCGCGGCAGACACTGACCCCCGTGTTCTGCACAGCATGAGCACCCGCGACGGGACGGACTGA
- a CDS encoding gamma-glutamylcyclotransferase family protein: MKQRHAQRDLQTAMQIFAYGSNMHTARLRARVASAVPVGLGVVAQRQFVFHKRGLDGSGKADAFYTGVAEDRVWGVLFEIAAADKPVLDEFESVGVGYDDLTVTVELAGGTTTEAVIYAARAEMLDAQLKPFCWYREFVLQGGRQHGLPADYLVDLAQFESIRDADAIRREKNWRLSRTAGRG; encoded by the coding sequence ATGAAGCAACGTCACGCACAGCGTGACCTACAAACGGCTATGCAAATCTTCGCCTACGGTTCCAACATGCACACCGCTCGTCTCCGCGCGCGGGTTGCCAGTGCGGTGCCGGTGGGGTTGGGGGTTGTTGCTCAGCGGCAGTTTGTGTTTCATAAGCGGGGCTTGGATGGGTCCGGCAAGGCGGATGCGTTTTATACCGGTGTTGCTGAGGACCGTGTGTGGGGCGTGCTGTTTGAGATTGCCGCTGCCGACAAACCGGTGTTGGATGAATTCGAATCTGTCGGTGTGGGGTATGACGATCTGACCGTCACAGTCGAATTGGCCGGCGGGACGACGACCGAGGCTGTGATCTATGCTGCTCGAGCGGAGATGCTGGATGCGCAGCTGAAACCGTTTTGTTGGTACCGGGAATTCGTGCTCCAAGGTGGCCGGCAGCATGGTTTACCCGCTGACTATCTGGTGGATTTGGCCCAATTTGAGTCAATCCGCGATGCTGATGCAATTCGTCGCGAGAAGAATTGGCGTCTATCGCGCACAGCTGGTCGCGGATAG
- a CDS encoding DUF1501 domain-containing protein → MTTFDGQQGSEHQQAHVEGTAQSPFQPAAKDLIRVGSRRWFLQTGMAGLGGLTLPGLLQQRAVAEAKAAGKKSVILFWLSGGPSQLDMWDPKPYAPQEIRSPFGTIDTKVPGVQLTEHFPLQASIADKLSFIRSVDCRSSNHTPITLQAGNPLARRTNDGKDGAGYPSMGSIAAKFRGPNDPDMPAFVGLANSWAADVWGAGHMGPDFEPVKGHELAGKFSMPDGVKVDRLADRNKLRNEFDRLRRDIDLQQTLQRQDGYTQQAYDMVLSGKVQQAFAVDQEKTETRQMYGRESIGEKALLARRLVESGVTFVLVSGAWGYFDHHGDSVRWKGIEKGLKPLLPRVDRALYALVTDLEQRGLLDETLVLMLGEFGRSPRINADLGRDHWTPTMSMVAAGGGLRHGQTIGSTDSTGGEIKSAPVRPQDLAASVFKHLDIDPRTHWTSPQGRPTPILTEGGRAIPELG, encoded by the coding sequence ATGACGACGTTCGATGGACAACAAGGCAGCGAGCATCAACAGGCCCATGTTGAAGGGACGGCGCAGTCGCCGTTTCAACCGGCGGCCAAGGATTTGATTCGCGTCGGCTCGCGGCGGTGGTTTTTGCAGACCGGCATGGCTGGGCTGGGTGGGTTGACATTGCCGGGCCTGCTGCAGCAACGCGCCGTTGCCGAAGCGAAAGCCGCTGGGAAAAAGTCGGTGATTCTGTTCTGGCTGTCGGGTGGGCCAAGTCAACTCGACATGTGGGACCCCAAACCGTACGCACCCCAGGAAATCCGCAGTCCGTTCGGCACGATCGACACCAAAGTCCCCGGCGTACAACTGACCGAACATTTTCCACTGCAAGCTTCGATCGCCGACAAGCTGTCGTTCATCCGCAGCGTCGATTGCCGTTCCAGCAATCATACACCGATCACTCTGCAAGCGGGCAATCCGCTCGCGCGTCGGACCAACGACGGTAAAGACGGCGCTGGTTACCCCTCGATGGGATCCATCGCTGCCAAGTTCCGTGGACCAAACGATCCTGACATGCCGGCGTTTGTCGGTTTGGCAAATTCCTGGGCGGCTGATGTCTGGGGTGCGGGTCACATGGGGCCGGACTTCGAGCCGGTCAAAGGTCACGAACTGGCTGGAAAATTCTCGATGCCCGATGGCGTCAAAGTCGACCGCTTGGCCGATCGCAATAAATTGCGCAACGAATTCGACCGGTTGCGGCGCGATATCGATTTGCAACAAACGCTCCAACGGCAAGACGGCTACACACAACAAGCCTACGACATGGTTCTGTCCGGCAAGGTGCAACAAGCCTTTGCCGTCGATCAGGAAAAAACTGAGACCCGCCAGATGTACGGTCGCGAGAGCATCGGCGAAAAAGCACTGCTCGCGCGGCGGTTGGTCGAGTCGGGCGTCACGTTCGTGTTGGTCAGCGGAGCCTGGGGTTACTTCGACCACCACGGCGACAGCGTCCGTTGGAAGGGTATCGAAAAAGGCCTCAAACCGTTGCTACCCCGCGTCGACCGCGCGCTGTATGCGTTGGTTACCGATTTGGAGCAACGAGGTTTACTGGACGAAACGCTAGTCCTCATGCTGGGCGAATTCGGTCGCTCCCCACGGATCAACGCCGATCTGGGCCGCGATCACTGGACGCCCACCATGTCGATGGTGGCAGCCGGCGGCGGCCTGCGACACGGCCAAACGATCGGCAGCACCGATTCCACAGGCGGCGAAATCAAATCCGCCCCCGTCCGCCCGCAAGACCTGGCAGCATCGGTGTTCAAACACTTAGACATCGACCCCCGCACCCACTGGACCAGCCCGCAAGGGCGTCCGACGCCGATTCTAACCGAAGGCGGACGGGCAATCCCGGAACTGGGGTGA
- a CDS encoding CNNM domain-containing protein, translated as MDGWWMWATIIVLFALGVRLSAFFSGSEIGFYRISPLRLSIEADSGDRVAQWLLHFVHQPGYFVATTLVGNNVANYITTIAVTLATAAVFGASSGYLEILGTILVTPLIFVFGELIPKNLFYEAPHRLLRQYRPWFMLFYWLFLPFSIPLVWLCKLFERFNRQEQNSAKTTLGRKRLVQVLTEGHEEGLLTQVQNELVQGLLHKAPQPVTDSMTKTARVLGVHEDLSPAATLDFARQHGCSMVPVRHSKSGNDWYGYVRVADIGLYDRPIRDITIPLLKVDATAGKLEAILAMRSAGLEYAAIYKNDTVLGLATEGDLVEEFFISQQTVGR; from the coding sequence ATGGACGGTTGGTGGATGTGGGCGACCATCATCGTGTTGTTTGCGCTGGGAGTCCGTTTGTCCGCGTTTTTCAGCGGTTCGGAAATCGGCTTTTATCGCATCAGTCCCTTGCGGCTGAGCATCGAGGCGGATTCAGGGGATCGCGTGGCGCAGTGGCTGTTGCATTTCGTGCATCAGCCCGGTTACTTCGTCGCGACGACACTGGTTGGCAACAACGTGGCCAACTACATCACGACAATTGCCGTCACGTTGGCCACGGCAGCGGTCTTTGGCGCGTCGTCGGGTTATTTGGAGATCCTGGGGACGATCTTAGTCACGCCGCTGATCTTCGTGTTTGGGGAATTGATTCCCAAAAATCTCTTCTACGAAGCGCCTCACAGATTGCTCAGACAATACCGGCCGTGGTTCATGCTGTTTTATTGGCTGTTTTTGCCATTCAGCATTCCACTGGTCTGGTTGTGCAAATTGTTCGAACGGTTCAACCGGCAGGAACAAAATTCGGCAAAAACCACCCTCGGCAGAAAGCGACTGGTGCAGGTTCTTACCGAAGGGCATGAAGAGGGGTTGCTGACACAGGTGCAGAACGAACTGGTGCAAGGCCTGTTGCACAAAGCTCCCCAGCCGGTGACCGATTCGATGACCAAAACCGCGCGTGTCCTCGGCGTGCATGAAGATCTTTCCCCTGCGGCCACTCTCGATTTTGCCCGCCAGCATGGCTGTTCGATGGTCCCGGTTCGCCACTCCAAATCGGGCAACGACTGGTACGGATACGTACGCGTCGCCGATATCGGCTTATACGACCGCCCGATTCGCGACATTACGATCCCGCTACTCAAAGTCGATGCGACGGCCGGAAAACTAGAAGCGATCCTGGCAATGCGCTCCGCCGGCCTGGAATACGCGGCAATTTACAAAAACGACACGGTGCTCGGTTTGGCAACCGAGGGAGATCTTGTCGAAGAATTCTTTATTTCGCAGCAGACAGTTGGCCGCTAG
- the hslU gene encoding ATP-dependent protease ATPase subunit HslU encodes MREMTPREVVAELDAHIIGQDAAKRAVAIAIRNRWRWRQLDAVIRKEVTPKNIIMIGPTGVGKTEITRRLATLTGAPFIKIEATKYTEVGYYGRDVESMVRDLVEASIKLVETSKRIEVEEEAARRVEDRLVDLMAPLTPEWDSASTDEENADESAERHARTQEKFRKKLRAGDLEERVVELQIESRNSPVQMFSNMGMEQMDVDFQSMFEKIVPKQSQERTVKVCDARKILLEQEIENLLDKDAVNEEAIALAEDTGIIFVDEIDKICSGEGGSSQADVSRQGVQRDLLPIVEGTNVQTRYGTVNTSHILFIAAGAFHRSKPSDLMPELQGRFPIRVELTDLTRDDFIRILTEPTSSLTKQYEALLATDNIKLQFTKDGLESMADIAYQVNQSTQNIGARRLHTIMERLLEEISFEAPDMKKTTIKVDATYVLDKLKEVVENEDLSRFIL; translated from the coding sequence GTGCGCGAAATGACACCCCGCGAAGTCGTTGCGGAATTGGACGCGCATATTATCGGTCAGGATGCCGCCAAACGCGCGGTCGCCATCGCGATCCGCAATCGTTGGCGCTGGCGACAATTGGACGCTGTCATCCGTAAGGAAGTCACGCCCAAGAACATCATCATGATCGGCCCCACCGGTGTCGGAAAAACCGAAATCACGCGTCGATTGGCAACGCTAACAGGTGCCCCGTTCATCAAAATCGAAGCGACAAAATACACCGAGGTTGGTTATTACGGCCGCGATGTCGAAAGTATGGTCCGCGACTTGGTGGAAGCATCGATCAAACTCGTGGAAACGAGCAAACGGATCGAGGTTGAAGAGGAAGCGGCGCGGCGCGTTGAAGACCGTCTCGTCGACCTGATGGCCCCGCTGACACCAGAGTGGGACAGTGCGAGCACCGACGAAGAGAATGCTGACGAATCCGCCGAACGTCATGCGCGCACACAAGAAAAGTTCCGCAAAAAACTGCGGGCCGGTGATCTCGAAGAGCGTGTGGTCGAATTGCAGATCGAATCACGCAATTCACCAGTGCAGATGTTTTCCAACATGGGCATGGAACAAATGGACGTCGATTTTCAATCGATGTTCGAAAAGATCGTCCCCAAGCAAAGCCAAGAACGGACGGTCAAAGTTTGCGACGCCCGCAAGATCCTCTTAGAGCAAGAGATCGAAAACCTACTCGATAAAGATGCGGTCAACGAAGAAGCGATCGCACTGGCCGAAGACACCGGGATTATCTTCGTCGACGAAATCGACAAAATCTGCAGCGGCGAAGGGGGAAGCAGCCAAGCCGATGTCAGTCGGCAGGGGGTACAACGTGATCTGTTGCCCATCGTCGAAGGAACAAACGTGCAGACCCGTTACGGAACGGTGAATACGTCGCACATTTTGTTCATCGCCGCCGGCGCATTTCATCGCAGCAAACCTTCGGACCTGATGCCGGAATTACAAGGCCGGTTTCCGATTCGCGTGGAATTGACCGACCTCACACGGGACGACTTCATTCGCATCCTCACCGAGCCGACGAGTTCGTTGACGAAACAATACGAAGCATTATTGGCAACCGACAACATCAAGCTGCAATTCACCAAGGACGGTCTGGAATCGATGGCCGACATCGCCTATCAGGTGAATCAATCGACGCAAAACATCGGCGCGCGGCGATTGCATACGATCATGGAACGGCTACTGGAAGAAATCAGCTTCGAAGCGCCCGATATGAAAAAGACGACAATCAAAGTCGACGCCACCTACGTTCTGGACAAACTCAAGGAAGTCGTCGAAAACGAAGACCTCAGCCGCTTTATCCTGTAA